Proteins encoded by one window of Vitis vinifera cultivar Pinot Noir 40024 chromosome 10, ASM3070453v1:
- the LOC100855015 gene encoding caffeoylshikimate esterase, whose amino-acid sequence MDETDHQNRPYFWGNTPEEEYYNLQGIKSSKSLFTSTRGLSLFTRSWQPLSTPPRALICMVHGYGNDISWTFQATPIFLAQMGFACFALDLQGHGQSEGLKAYVPNVDLVVEDCVSFFNSIKQDVSFHGLPSILYGESMGGAICLLIHLSNPNSFQGAILVAPMCKISDNVRPRWPIPQILTFLARFFPTLPIVPTPDILDKSVKVPEKKIIAAMNPLRYKGKPRLGTVVELLRITDYLSQKLGEVKLPFIVLHGSADAVTDPDVSRALYEEAKSEDKTIKIYYGMMHSLLFGETDENVDIVRREILSWLNDRF is encoded by the coding sequence ATGGATGAAACAGACCACCAAAATCGCCCCTATTTTTGGGGAAACACCCCAGAAGAAGAGTACTACAATCTCCAAGGAATCAAATCTTCCAAATCACTGTTCACCTCTACCAGAGGCCTGTCCCTCTTCACCAGATCATGGCAACCCCTTTCCACTCCACCCCGCGCCCTTATCTGTATGGTTCATGGCTATGGCAACGATATCAGCTGGACCTTCCAAGCCACTCCAATTTTCCTTGCCCAGATGGGTTTCGCCTGCTTCGCCCTTGACCTTCAAGGCCATGGCCAATCAGAAGGCCTCAAGGCCTACGTCCCCAACGTCGACCTTGTGGTTGAAGATTGCGTCTCCTTCTTCAATTCAATCAAACAGGACGTTTCCTTCCATGGATTGCCCTCAATTTTGTACGGGGAGTCGATGGGCGGCGCTATCTGTCTGCTGATTCATTTATCAAACCCTAATTCATTTCAAGGCGCTATTCTGGTGGCACCCATGTGTAAAATCTCAGACAATGTCAGACCCAGATGGCCAATTCCTCAAATCCTCACATTTCTTGCCAGATTCTTTCCCACCTTGCCGATTGTACCGACCCCAGATATCTTGGACAAGTCTGTGAAAGTTcctgaaaagaaaattattgcaGCAATGAATCCTCTGAGATATAAGGGGAAACCAAGATTGGGTACTGTTGTTGAGCTTCTGAGGATTACTGATTACTTGAGTCAAAAACTGGGTGAGGTGAAACTTCCATTTATTGTGCTTCATGGCAGTGCAGATGCTGTGACTGATCCGGATGTGAGCAGAGCTCTGTATGAAGAGGCCAAAAGTGAAGACAAGACTATAAAGATTTACTACGGGATGATGCATTCTCTGCTGTTTGGAGAGACTGATGAGAATGTTGATATTGTTCGTCGTGAAATTCTGTCATGGTTGAATGacagattttga